In one window of Qipengyuania profundimaris DNA:
- a CDS encoding helicase HerA-like domain-containing protein produces MGDIFLGLGGNGENQHLRLAQANRHGLIAGATGTGKTVTLQGLAESFSANGVPVFVADVKGDLSGIAMAGSPQFKHADKLEGRAKELGMEDYAYADNAAVFWDLYGEKGFPIRTTISEMGPLLLARLLDLNDTQEGVLNIVFRYADENNLLLLDLGDLQAMLSFAYENAKDLSGTYGNVSKASVGAIQRQLLSFESQGADMFFGEPALEIDDFLAMDEQGRGMINILAADRLMRSPKLYATFLLWLLAELFETLPEVGDPEKPKLVFFFDEAHLLFDDAPEALEDKVEQVVRLIRSKGVGVYFVTQNPIDIPEKIAGQLGNRIQHALRAFTPRDQRAIRAAAETFRINPELDVEQAITELKVGEALVSTLDEDGAPSVVQRTLIKPPHSRLGPVTEKERKIINSVSDLDGKYDEPVDRESAEEVLAAKTADAAETAKQVEDKGREEVAKQERKTPSMWSKAGKAAARAAAGSLTSVAVATVLGKKSSADPVRTGLNAFVRNIVGGLMR; encoded by the coding sequence ATGGGTGACATTTTCCTCGGACTGGGCGGCAATGGCGAGAACCAGCATCTTCGCCTCGCGCAGGCCAACCGTCACGGGCTGATCGCCGGGGCGACCGGCACCGGCAAGACCGTGACGCTGCAGGGCCTCGCCGAGAGCTTTTCCGCCAATGGCGTGCCGGTGTTCGTGGCCGATGTGAAGGGCGATCTGTCGGGCATCGCCATGGCCGGCTCGCCGCAGTTCAAGCATGCCGACAAGCTGGAAGGGCGTGCGAAGGAGCTGGGCATGGAAGACTATGCCTATGCCGACAATGCGGCGGTGTTCTGGGATTTGTATGGCGAGAAGGGCTTCCCGATCCGCACGACGATCTCGGAGATGGGGCCGCTACTGCTCGCCCGCCTGCTCGATTTGAACGATACGCAGGAAGGCGTGCTCAACATCGTGTTCCGCTATGCGGACGAGAACAACCTGCTGCTGCTCGATCTGGGCGACCTGCAGGCCATGCTGAGCTTCGCTTACGAGAACGCGAAGGATCTGTCGGGCACCTACGGCAATGTGTCCAAGGCCAGCGTCGGCGCGATCCAGCGCCAGCTGCTGAGCTTCGAGAGCCAAGGCGCGGACATGTTCTTCGGCGAGCCGGCGCTCGAGATCGACGATTTCCTTGCCATGGACGAGCAGGGTCGCGGGATGATCAACATTCTCGCCGCCGACAGGCTGATGCGTAGCCCGAAGCTCTACGCGACCTTCCTGCTCTGGCTGCTCGCCGAACTGTTCGAGACGCTGCCCGAGGTGGGCGATCCCGAAAAGCCCAAGCTCGTCTTCTTCTTCGACGAGGCGCACCTGTTGTTCGACGACGCGCCGGAAGCGCTGGAGGACAAGGTGGAGCAGGTCGTCCGACTGATCCGCTCCAAGGGTGTGGGCGTCTATTTCGTCACGCAAAACCCGATCGACATCCCGGAGAAGATCGCCGGCCAACTGGGCAATCGCATCCAGCATGCGCTGCGCGCCTTCACTCCGCGCGACCAGCGGGCGATCCGGGCGGCGGCGGAAACGTTCCGCATCAATCCCGAGCTCGATGTCGAGCAAGCGATCACCGAGCTGAAAGTCGGCGAGGCTCTGGTCTCGACGCTGGACGAAGATGGCGCGCCTTCGGTGGTCCAGCGCACGCTGATCAAGCCGCCGCATTCGCGCCTCGGCCCGGTCACCGAGAAAGAGCGCAAGATCATCAATTCGGTGAGCGATCTCGACGGAAAATACGACGAGCCGGTCGATCGCGAGAGCGCGGAGGAAGTGCTCGCCGCGAAGACTGCCGACGCTGCAGAAACGGCGAAGCAAGTCGAGGACAAGGGCCGCGAAGAGGTCGCCAAGCAGGAGCGCAAGACCCCGTCTATGTGGTCCAAGGCGGGCAAGGCGGCGGCGCGGGCAGCGGCAGGTTCGCTCACCTCGGTCGCGGTGGCGACGGTATTGGGCAAGAAATCGAGCGCCGATCCGGTGCGCACCGGGCTCAACGCTTTCGTGCGCAATATCGTCGGCGGGCTGATGCGGTAG
- a CDS encoding ATP-binding protein, giving the protein MTRLLPRSLFGQVMLAMALALLVAQAISTTLLYRAAEQRLELALANAAAFQLITGQARAEGRRDSGRPLFSRGERGEFRGPRLPRRLRYSESETSPLTAADIRLSDREAALREVLEAQGIGVEQLVVARRATLADPLIAEAQERFPRLAARLRDAPKDMLVVGLRQQGSDTWQVARLPIPPRDRSIVRTLVFQTVVLFIVLFGLLWFVLRRITRPLAALADSTRRFGGIGHPETPVHPTGPDDVRDLIEAHNAMQARIGAMLDEKDVMLGAIGHDLKTPLAALRVRVESVEDDTARARMVGSIEDITRTLDEILLLARLGRTDRPAERTDLYALLVSVVEEFEDMGEPVVLLEGERVAAPVHLTWAKRAVRNLVSNALRYGGSSEIALTRDGGEAVIAVEDSGPGIPDDRIAEMLEPFTRGEASRNRATGGAGLGLTIARAIAEQHGGRLVLANRPQGGLRAELRIPA; this is encoded by the coding sequence GTGACGAGGCTGCTGCCCCGCAGCCTGTTCGGCCAGGTGATGCTGGCCATGGCGTTGGCCCTGCTGGTCGCGCAGGCAATCTCCACCACCCTGCTATACCGCGCCGCCGAACAGCGCCTCGAACTGGCGCTGGCCAATGCTGCCGCCTTCCAGTTGATTACCGGACAGGCCCGAGCCGAGGGCCGCCGCGATAGCGGTCGCCCGCTTTTTAGCCGTGGCGAGAGGGGAGAATTTCGCGGCCCCCGCCTGCCACGCCGCCTGCGCTATTCGGAAAGCGAAACCAGCCCGCTGACCGCAGCGGACATCCGCCTATCCGATCGCGAAGCGGCATTGCGCGAGGTGCTCGAGGCGCAGGGTATCGGCGTCGAGCAACTTGTCGTCGCCCGCCGCGCGACACTTGCCGACCCGCTGATCGCCGAGGCACAGGAACGATTTCCCCGCCTAGCCGCGCGCCTGCGCGACGCCCCGAAGGACATGCTCGTGGTCGGCCTGCGCCAGCAAGGCAGCGATACCTGGCAGGTCGCGCGCCTGCCGATCCCCCCGCGCGACCGCTCGATCGTGCGTACACTCGTTTTCCAGACGGTGGTCCTGTTCATCGTGCTCTTCGGCCTGCTGTGGTTCGTGCTGCGGCGGATCACGCGGCCACTTGCCGCGCTGGCCGACAGCACCCGGCGCTTCGGCGGGATCGGCCATCCCGAAACGCCGGTCCATCCCACCGGGCCGGACGACGTGCGCGACCTGATCGAAGCGCATAACGCCATGCAGGCGCGGATCGGCGCCATGCTGGACGAGAAGGACGTCATGCTCGGCGCCATCGGGCACGATCTCAAGACACCCCTCGCTGCGCTGCGCGTGCGGGTCGAGAGCGTCGAGGACGACACTGCCCGCGCCCGCATGGTGGGCAGCATCGAGGACATCACCCGCACGCTCGACGAAATTCTGCTGCTGGCCCGCCTCGGCCGCACGGACCGGCCTGCGGAACGCACCGATCTCTACGCACTGCTCGTGTCGGTGGTGGAGGAATTCGAGGACATGGGCGAGCCGGTAGTGCTGCTGGAGGGCGAGCGGGTGGCGGCCCCCGTCCACCTCACCTGGGCGAAGCGCGCCGTACGCAACCTCGTCTCCAACGCGCTGCGATATGGCGGTTCGTCCGAGATCGCGCTGACCCGCGATGGCGGCGAGGCGGTCATCGCGGTGGAAGACAGCGGCCCCGGCATCCCGGACGATCGCATCGCCGAAATGCTCGAGCCCTTCACCCGCGGCGAGGCGAGCCGTAACCGCGCGACCGGCGGCGCAGGCCTTGGCCTCACCATTGCCCGGGCCATTGCCGAACAGCATGGCGGCAGGCTGGTGTTGGCGAACCGCCCGCAAGGCGGCTTGCGCGCGGAACTGCGTATTCCTGCTTGA
- a CDS encoding response regulator: protein MTDTAPTTILLVDDEPGLREPLAEYLSGQGFSVLEAESAAAARTALGETTPDLVLLDIMMPGEDGLSLCRHLVETRDLPVILLTARGEATDRIVGLEIGADDYVTKPFEPRELVARIRSVLRRTERAPVLQDEELVYRFDGWTLDPLKRKLVDPDGATVPISTAEFRMLRAFCDHPRQVLDRDRLLDMVQGREAQLFDRAVDNQVSRLRRKIEADSRNPQLIQTVRGGGYRLSADVTRTGRESR, encoded by the coding sequence ATGACCGACACCGCGCCCACCACCATCCTGCTCGTCGACGACGAGCCGGGACTGCGGGAACCCCTGGCGGAATATCTCTCCGGCCAGGGGTTTTCCGTGCTCGAGGCGGAAAGTGCCGCTGCCGCCCGCACCGCGCTGGGCGAAACGACGCCCGACCTCGTCCTGCTCGACATCATGATGCCGGGCGAGGACGGCTTGTCGCTGTGCCGCCACCTCGTCGAGACGCGCGACCTGCCGGTCATCCTGCTGACCGCGCGCGGCGAGGCGACCGACCGCATCGTGGGCCTCGAAATCGGCGCGGACGATTATGTCACCAAGCCCTTCGAACCGCGCGAACTGGTCGCGCGCATCCGCTCGGTCTTGCGGCGGACAGAGCGTGCGCCCGTCTTGCAGGACGAGGAACTGGTCTATCGCTTCGATGGCTGGACGCTCGATCCGCTCAAGCGCAAGCTGGTCGATCCGGACGGCGCGACCGTGCCCATCTCGACCGCCGAATTCCGCATGCTGCGCGCCTTCTGCGACCATCCCCGCCAAGTGCTCGATCGCGACCGCCTGCTCGACATGGTGCAGGGCCGCGAAGCGCAATTGTTCGACCGCGCGGTCGACAACCAGGTCAGCCGCCTGCGCCGCAAAATCGAGGCCGACAGTCGCAATCCGCAGCTGATCCAGACCGTACGCGGCGGCGGCTATCGGCTCTCTGCCGACGTGACCCGAACGGGCCGCGAAAGCCGGTGA
- a CDS encoding cupin, producing MSEGPRRLAESFVHLGLGATAVPQPPFEGGMEWYEGYGQRHGADGREGRLVSQYTFTEDWDSWEMHPVGDEVVICTAGRMVLMQEFPDGRQKQVALEAGKYAINAPGVWHTADVEGNATAIFITAGEGTQHRPR from the coding sequence GTGAGCGAGGGCCCGCGCCGACTGGCTGAGAGCTTCGTGCATCTCGGCCTCGGCGCGACGGCCGTGCCGCAGCCGCCCTTCGAGGGCGGGATGGAATGGTACGAAGGTTATGGCCAGCGCCACGGCGCGGACGGTCGCGAAGGGCGACTGGTCAGCCAGTATACTTTCACCGAGGACTGGGACAGCTGGGAGATGCACCCCGTCGGCGACGAGGTGGTGATCTGCACAGCGGGTCGGATGGTGCTGATGCAGGAATTTCCCGACGGTCGCCAGAAGCAGGTCGCGCTGGAGGCGGGCAAATATGCGATCAACGCGCCCGGCGTCTGGCACACCGCCGATGTCGAGGGGAATGCCACGGCGATCTTCATCACCGCCGGCGAAGGCACGCAGCACCGCCCGCGCTGA
- a CDS encoding VOC family protein, with translation MIGYVTLGSQDLERSAKFYDPIAAEMGVGRMMEFPTFIAWGDANGAPGIAATKPYDGNAPSVGNGVMVALECKDRDQVKRLHELALANGGSDEGEPGPRGEPDANGMVFYAAYFRDPDGNKLNAFLMDKAE, from the coding sequence ATGATCGGTTACGTCACGCTGGGAAGCCAGGACCTCGAACGCTCGGCCAAATTCTACGACCCGATCGCCGCCGAAATGGGCGTCGGCCGGATGATGGAATTCCCGACCTTCATTGCGTGGGGCGATGCGAATGGCGCGCCCGGTATCGCCGCGACCAAACCCTATGACGGCAATGCACCCAGCGTCGGCAACGGCGTGATGGTGGCGCTCGAATGCAAGGACCGCGATCAGGTCAAGCGCCTGCATGAACTCGCGCTGGCCAATGGCGGCAGCGACGAGGGCGAGCCCGGCCCGCGCGGTGAGCCGGACGCGAACGGCATGGTATTCTATGCCGCCTATTTCCGCGATCCGGACGGCAACAAGCTCAACGCCTTTCTGATGGATAAGGCAGAGTGA
- a CDS encoding aminopeptidase P family protein encodes MLMQTYEARLDGLRKELGKRGLDGFVIPISDEHMSEYVGSYAQRLKWLTGFGGSAGSAVVLKDRAAMFTDGRYTVQVREQVDGKLYDYEDVPATSPAKWIAEAAPEGATIGYDAWLHGIEWAESAEKLFAKKGLKLVPVDGNPIDAIWDDQPEPSAAEAAPHDEALAGRSSADKRAEVADWLKREGYDATVITALDSVAWLLNMRGKDVDNTPVALSYVLAHADGTAELFIAPEKVTPALAQHLGNAVTVRPRDQFEASLADLEGKTVAVDTNHAVAGIFHALEAGGAKVVRDGDPTIMPKAIKTPAEHQGHRDAQARDGVAVSRFLRWLGIEAPKGGVDELAAAAKLREFREDCGILRDASFDTISAAAGHAALPHYKVDEDSNIPIPPSSIYLVDSGGQYDDGTTDITRTVWIGPGEPSAEMVERNTRVLKGHIQLAMQYFPDQTTGGALDALARMHLWQGGVDYGHGTGHGVGSYLSVHEGPQRISKPGGAFPGTETPLSEGMILSNEPGYYKPGEYGIRIENLVLVVEAPIASEGKYLGFETLTFVPLDRTLVDKGLLTEAEIGWWNRYHEQVEAILGPQMEGEDFDWLKEQCAPL; translated from the coding sequence ATGCTCATGCAGACATACGAAGCCCGTCTCGACGGATTGCGCAAGGAACTCGGCAAACGCGGCCTCGACGGCTTCGTTATCCCGATCTCCGACGAGCATATGAGCGAATATGTCGGCAGCTATGCCCAGCGCCTCAAATGGCTGACCGGCTTCGGCGGCAGTGCGGGCAGCGCCGTGGTGCTGAAGGACCGCGCGGCGATGTTCACCGACGGCCGCTATACCGTGCAGGTGCGCGAGCAGGTGGACGGCAAGCTCTACGATTACGAGGACGTGCCCGCGACCTCGCCCGCCAAATGGATCGCGGAGGCTGCGCCCGAAGGCGCCACGATCGGCTACGACGCCTGGCTGCACGGCATCGAATGGGCGGAGAGCGCGGAAAAGCTGTTCGCCAAGAAGGGCCTCAAGCTCGTTCCGGTGGACGGCAATCCGATCGACGCGATCTGGGACGACCAGCCCGAACCCTCCGCTGCCGAGGCCGCGCCGCATGACGAAGCGCTCGCCGGCCGCTCCAGCGCGGACAAGCGCGCCGAGGTCGCCGACTGGCTGAAGCGCGAAGGCTATGACGCCACCGTGATCACTGCGCTCGATTCCGTCGCCTGGCTGCTCAACATGCGCGGCAAGGATGTCGACAATACGCCGGTCGCGCTGTCCTACGTGCTCGCCCATGCGGATGGCACGGCCGAACTGTTCATTGCGCCGGAGAAGGTGACGCCCGCGCTGGCGCAACATCTCGGCAATGCAGTGACCGTGCGCCCGCGCGATCAGTTCGAAGCCTCGCTGGCAGACCTCGAGGGCAAGACCGTCGCCGTCGATACGAACCACGCGGTCGCAGGGATCTTCCATGCGCTCGAAGCAGGCGGGGCCAAGGTGGTGCGCGACGGCGATCCGACGATCATGCCCAAGGCAATCAAGACTCCCGCCGAACACCAGGGCCACCGCGATGCGCAGGCGCGCGACGGGGTTGCGGTCAGCCGCTTCCTACGCTGGCTCGGCATCGAGGCACCGAAGGGCGGCGTGGACGAGCTCGCCGCCGCCGCCAAGCTGCGCGAATTTCGCGAGGACTGCGGCATCCTGCGCGATGCGAGCTTCGACACGATCAGCGCCGCCGCGGGCCATGCCGCCTTGCCGCACTACAAGGTGGACGAGGACAGCAATATCCCGATCCCGCCCTCCTCGATCTACCTGGTCGATTCCGGCGGCCAGTATGACGACGGCACCACGGACATCACGCGCACGGTGTGGATCGGCCCGGGCGAGCCGAGTGCCGAGATGGTCGAGCGCAACACGCGCGTGCTGAAGGGCCACATCCAGCTGGCGATGCAGTATTTCCCCGACCAGACGACCGGCGGCGCACTCGACGCGCTTGCGCGCATGCATTTGTGGCAGGGCGGGGTCGATTACGGCCACGGCACCGGCCACGGCGTCGGCAGCTACCTCTCGGTCCACGAAGGGCCGCAGCGGATCAGCAAGCCGGGCGGGGCTTTCCCCGGCACCGAGACGCCGCTGAGCGAAGGCATGATCCTGTCCAACGAGCCCGGTTACTACAAACCCGGCGAATACGGCATCCGGATCGAGAACCTCGTGCTGGTGGTCGAGGCACCGATCGCAAGCGAGGGCAAGTATCTCGGCTTCGAGACGCTGACCTTCGTCCCGCTCGACCGGACGCTGGTAGACAAAGGCCTGCTTACCGAGGCCGAGATCGGCTGGTGGAACCGCTATCACGAGCAGGTCGAGGCGATCCTCGGCCCGCAGATGGAGGGCGAGGACTTCGACTGGCTCAAGGAGCAGTGCGCGCCCTTGTAG
- a CDS encoding S9 family peptidase, translated as MSTSRPAAPPKAEKRDFSYSHHGITIADPYAWLRDPGYPTVEDKDVLAHLEAENAWFEARMEPQQALVDELFKEMKARIKEDDSTVPQRRGDFLYWSEFEEGAEYRKYYRKPVGGGDAQLILDENELAEGHEYFRLGTFSVSQNGKLLAYSVDTNGSERFTARVKNLETGEHLADEIPGTLSGLVWVMGDTALVYGLADENWRVHDATLHVLGTPLSEDIELYRETLDEGFRVGAGLSAQEDWLVISTGDNETSEVRLVPADDPTAEPILVKPRMKGVEYDVDVRDGTLWVHTNDDHVNFRLATAPLDAPDAWETLIEGSDEFYLDGFELFRDFFVTEGRVKGLDQIQLRSYAQPDLVKPIAFAEASFTAGLTNNPEYHQDILRLSYQSMVTPDSVFDYHVESGELELLKQQEIPSGYDPEAYTTERVEIEARDGTMIPVSVVMRKDRGDGPGPLHLYAYGAYGFAVPPGFSTTRLSLVDRGFAYAIAHIRGGDDLGRKWYLQGKLNERLNTFTDFVDVAKGLAAKGFTEEGRISISGGSAGGELMGVVANTDPQLWGAIVAHVPFVDVLATMLDESLPLTPGEWPEWGNPILSKQAFAYILSYSPYDQVVAQDYPPMLVTAGLNDPRVTYWEPAKWVAKLRELKTDGNELLLKTNMGAGHGGKSGRFESIREAAEEVAFVLWQLGVET; from the coding sequence ATTTCGACCAGCCGCCCCGCCGCGCCGCCCAAGGCCGAGAAACGCGACTTTTCCTATTCGCACCACGGGATCACCATCGCCGATCCCTATGCCTGGCTGCGCGATCCCGGCTATCCGACGGTCGAGGACAAGGACGTGCTCGCGCATCTCGAAGCGGAGAATGCGTGGTTCGAAGCGCGGATGGAACCGCAGCAAGCTCTGGTCGACGAGCTGTTCAAGGAGATGAAGGCGCGCATCAAGGAAGACGATTCGACCGTGCCCCAGCGCCGGGGCGACTTCCTCTACTGGTCGGAATTCGAGGAGGGCGCGGAATACCGCAAATACTACCGCAAGCCTGTCGGGGGTGGCGATGCGCAGCTGATTCTTGACGAGAACGAACTGGCCGAGGGGCACGAGTATTTCCGGCTGGGCACCTTCTCCGTCTCGCAGAACGGCAAGCTGCTCGCCTACTCGGTCGATACCAACGGGTCGGAGCGGTTCACTGCGCGTGTGAAGAACCTCGAGACCGGAGAGCACTTGGCCGACGAGATCCCCGGCACGCTGTCCGGCCTCGTCTGGGTGATGGGCGACACGGCGCTGGTCTATGGCCTCGCCGACGAGAACTGGCGCGTGCACGATGCCACGCTGCACGTGCTGGGCACGCCGCTCTCGGAGGATATCGAACTCTATCGCGAGACGCTGGACGAGGGCTTCCGCGTCGGTGCGGGCCTCAGCGCGCAGGAAGACTGGCTGGTCATATCGACCGGCGACAACGAGACCAGCGAAGTGCGGCTGGTTCCGGCCGACGATCCGACTGCCGAGCCGATCCTCGTCAAGCCGCGCATGAAGGGCGTCGAATACGATGTCGATGTGCGGGACGGGACGCTGTGGGTCCACACCAATGACGACCACGTCAACTTCCGCCTCGCCACCGCGCCGCTCGACGCGCCCGATGCGTGGGAGACGCTGATCGAGGGATCGGACGAATTCTATCTCGACGGGTTCGAACTGTTCCGCGATTTCTTTGTTACCGAGGGGCGCGTAAAGGGCCTCGACCAGATACAGCTGCGGTCTTACGCGCAGCCCGATTTGGTGAAACCGATCGCCTTTGCGGAAGCCAGCTTCACCGCCGGACTGACCAACAACCCCGAATACCACCAGGACATACTGCGGCTGTCCTACCAGAGCATGGTCACGCCGGATTCGGTGTTCGACTATCACGTCGAAAGCGGCGAGCTCGAACTGCTCAAGCAGCAGGAAATCCCGAGCGGCTACGACCCGGAAGCCTACACCACCGAGCGCGTCGAAATCGAGGCGCGCGACGGGACGATGATCCCGGTCAGCGTGGTCATGCGCAAAGATCGCGGCGATGGCCCCGGCCCGCTGCATCTCTATGCCTATGGCGCTTACGGTTTCGCCGTGCCGCCGGGCTTTTCGACCACGCGCCTCAGCCTGGTCGATCGCGGCTTTGCCTATGCCATCGCGCATATTCGCGGCGGCGACGATCTGGGGCGCAAGTGGTATTTGCAGGGCAAGCTCAACGAGCGGCTCAATACTTTCACCGATTTCGTCGATGTGGCGAAGGGGCTGGCGGCCAAGGGGTTCACCGAAGAGGGCAGGATCAGCATCTCCGGCGGCTCGGCAGGCGGCGAGCTGATGGGCGTGGTCGCCAATACCGATCCGCAATTATGGGGCGCGATCGTGGCGCATGTCCCCTTCGTCGATGTGCTCGCCACCATGCTCGACGAAAGCCTGCCGCTGACGCCGGGCGAGTGGCCCGAATGGGGCAATCCGATCCTGTCGAAGCAGGCTTTCGCCTATATCCTGAGCTATTCGCCTTACGATCAGGTGGTGGCGCAGGACTATCCGCCGATGCTGGTGACCGCCGGTCTCAACGATCCGCGGGTAACCTATTGGGAACCGGCCAAATGGGTCGCGAAGCTGCGCGAACTCAAGACCGACGGTAACGAGCTGCTGCTCAAGACCAACATGGGCGCGGGCCACGGCGGCAAGTCCGGCCGCTTCGAAAGTATCCGCGAGGCGGCGGAGGAGGTCGCCTTCGTGCTCTGGCAGCTGGGCGTCGAGACGTGA